From Pseudomonas sp. FP2335, the proteins below share one genomic window:
- a CDS encoding EAL domain-containing protein: MPRLPTVLLLSLLTWTATAGALTLSDDERGWLADHQELRLGVDASWPPFEYRDENSHYQGLAADYVRLIQDRLGVRIKLIEPASWSAVLEQARNNQLDLLPGVMSTPERQSYMAFTRPYLDFPIVILAHEGGAQPRNLKGLYGLKIAVVENYAPHELLRTHHPDLNLVAMPNVSSTLQALATDEVDAVVGDLASSVWSLRQLKLDGLYVSGETPYRYQLAMGVPRDNKMLVGILDKVLADLSPDETDAIQQHWVGSITDHRAFWTDLLTYGLPAVLLLSTVLAIVIRINRRLSSEISRRVALEQELRSSEYHYRGLVESLSAIAWEASIIDFTYSYVSPHAEELLGYPRAHWLIPGFWRNIIHPADLTRAETYCHRETRANRDHSIDYRVITADGRCLWVRDIVSLIEHGHEPVLRGLMIDISEAKRTEEALQLSEQKFASVFQQCPDILVIARLSDGCLLEVNKAFEDQVGLSAEEVVGKTGTALNIWGYEGAGPDLLKRVQTSSIRNLEMPFRRSNGQVFTGLISAEPFQLDTIEAIVVVVRDISQLKETQQQLQTSEEKFAKAFHASPDGLLLSRQRDGLLIEVNDGFSRITGFASATSIDKSALDLGIWVDLNERKNMLEMMQRDGFVRDFICHIRRSDGQVRLCELSSRPLPIGDDDCMLTIARDITERQLMQEKLQQAATVFESTAEGVLITDTQQNISAVNRAFSEITGYSEAEALGQTPRLLASGLHDSAFYAAMWHQLTAHGHWQGEISNRRKNGEPYPSWLTISAVRNRDQLITHFVAVFADISSLKLAQARLDYQAHHDPLTGLPNRTLFENRLQAALNGHQETGKQGAVLFLDLDRFKHINDSLGHPVGDLLLKDIAVRLKEQLRDIDTVARLGGDEFIILLPGLQHASDAEHLANKLLACFTLPFQAGEHEFFISASIGTSLYPQDGTDVATLVKNADAAMYRSKAKGRNRVESYTRDLTAQANERVALEHELRRAIERDELSLCYQPKRSLATQELIGAEALIRWRHPTFGEVPPEHFIALAEENGMILQIGDWVLEQACRQMHAWQGTFDDFGTLSVNLAGAQLRHPNLLSRIEQLLHDYHLAPGCLQLEITENFIMSQAEEALEVLHQLKHLGVQLAIDDFGTGYSSLSYLKRLPLDFLKIDQSFVRGLPDDPHDAAIVRAIIALGHSMQFTIIAEGVENSAQQAFLAAEGCEQMQGYIVSLPLPPELFAATFLRMRAEDFSDSTVEKPSL; encoded by the coding sequence ATGCCCAGATTGCCGACCGTGTTACTGCTGTCGCTGCTGACCTGGACCGCAACGGCTGGCGCGTTGACTCTTAGCGATGATGAGCGTGGCTGGCTAGCGGACCATCAGGAACTGCGGCTGGGGGTGGATGCGTCATGGCCACCCTTCGAATACCGTGATGAAAATAGCCACTACCAGGGCCTGGCCGCCGACTATGTGCGCCTGATCCAGGACCGCCTGGGCGTCAGGATCAAATTGATCGAACCCGCAAGCTGGAGCGCGGTGCTCGAGCAGGCCCGAAACAACCAGCTCGACCTGCTGCCCGGTGTCATGTCCACGCCTGAACGCCAGAGCTACATGGCCTTCACGCGCCCGTACCTGGACTTCCCCATCGTGATCCTGGCCCATGAGGGTGGCGCCCAGCCGCGCAACCTCAAGGGTCTCTACGGGCTGAAGATTGCCGTGGTGGAAAATTACGCCCCCCACGAACTGCTCCGCACCCACCACCCCGACCTGAATCTGGTGGCCATGCCCAACGTCAGCTCGACGCTACAAGCGCTGGCCACCGACGAAGTGGATGCCGTGGTCGGCGACCTCGCATCCAGCGTCTGGAGCCTGCGCCAGCTGAAACTCGACGGTCTGTACGTCAGCGGCGAAACGCCCTACCGCTACCAACTGGCGATGGGCGTGCCGCGTGACAACAAGATGCTGGTCGGCATCCTCGATAAAGTCCTGGCCGACCTCAGCCCGGACGAAACCGATGCCATCCAGCAACACTGGGTCGGCAGCATTACCGATCACCGCGCATTCTGGACTGACCTGCTGACCTACGGCCTGCCCGCAGTGCTGCTGCTGAGCACCGTTTTGGCCATCGTGATTCGGATCAATCGCCGGCTCAGTTCGGAAATTTCCCGCCGCGTGGCGCTCGAACAAGAACTGCGCAGCAGCGAATACCACTACCGCGGCCTGGTAGAGAGCCTGTCGGCTATCGCCTGGGAAGCCAGCATCATCGATTTCACCTACAGCTACGTCTCCCCCCACGCCGAAGAACTGCTGGGGTACCCGCGTGCCCATTGGCTGATCCCGGGCTTCTGGCGCAACATCATCCACCCTGCCGACCTGACACGCGCCGAAACCTATTGCCATCGCGAAACCCGCGCCAACCGCGACCACAGCATCGATTACCGCGTCATCACCGCCGACGGCCGCTGCCTGTGGGTGCGCGACATCGTCAGCCTCATAGAGCATGGCCACGAGCCCGTGTTGCGCGGCCTGATGATCGACATCAGCGAAGCCAAACGCACTGAAGAAGCGCTGCAACTGTCCGAGCAAAAGTTTGCCTCGGTGTTCCAGCAATGCCCGGACATACTCGTGATCGCCCGTCTGTCCGACGGCTGCCTGCTGGAGGTGAACAAGGCCTTCGAGGATCAGGTCGGCCTGAGCGCCGAGGAAGTAGTGGGTAAAACCGGCACGGCGTTGAACATCTGGGGCTACGAGGGCGCCGGCCCGGATCTGCTGAAACGGGTGCAGACCTCCAGCATCCGCAACCTGGAGATGCCCTTTCGGCGCAGCAACGGCCAAGTCTTCACCGGCCTGATTTCCGCCGAGCCGTTCCAGCTCGACACCATCGAAGCCATCGTCGTGGTCGTGCGCGATATTTCCCAGCTCAAGGAAACCCAGCAGCAGTTGCAAACCTCGGAAGAGAAGTTCGCCAAAGCATTCCATGCCTCCCCCGACGGTTTGCTGCTGAGCCGTCAACGCGATGGCCTGCTGATCGAAGTGAACGATGGTTTCAGCCGCATTACCGGCTTCGCCAGCGCCACCTCCATCGATAAGTCCGCCTTGGACCTGGGCATCTGGGTCGACCTCAACGAACGCAAAAACATGTTGGAGATGATGCAGCGCGACGGCTTTGTCCGCGATTTCATCTGCCATATCCGCCGCAGTGATGGGCAAGTCCGCCTCTGTGAATTGTCCAGCCGCCCACTGCCAATCGGCGACGACGACTGCATGCTCACCATCGCCCGCGACATTACCGAACGCCAACTGATGCAGGAAAAACTGCAACAAGCCGCAACGGTCTTCGAAAGCACCGCCGAGGGCGTGCTGATCACCGACACGCAGCAGAACATCAGCGCCGTCAACCGCGCCTTCAGCGAGATCACCGGTTACAGCGAAGCCGAAGCCTTGGGCCAGACACCACGTCTGCTCGCCTCGGGCCTGCACGACAGCGCCTTCTATGCCGCGATGTGGCATCAGTTGACCGCCCATGGGCATTGGCAAGGCGAGATCTCCAACCGCCGCAAGAATGGCGAGCCGTACCCCAGCTGGCTGACCATCAGCGCCGTACGCAACCGCGACCAGTTGATCACGCACTTCGTCGCCGTGTTTGCCGACATTTCCAGCCTCAAACTGGCCCAGGCCCGCCTCGACTACCAGGCGCACCACGACCCGCTGACCGGCCTGCCAAACCGCACGCTGTTTGAAAACCGACTGCAGGCCGCCCTCAACGGCCATCAGGAAACCGGCAAACAGGGCGCCGTACTGTTTCTCGACCTGGACCGTTTCAAGCACATCAACGACAGCCTCGGCCACCCCGTCGGCGACCTGCTGCTCAAGGACATTGCCGTACGCCTCAAGGAACAACTGCGTGACATCGACACCGTCGCCCGCCTCGGTGGCGATGAATTCATCATCCTGCTGCCGGGCCTGCAACATGCCAGCGACGCCGAACACCTCGCAAACAAGCTGCTGGCGTGCTTCACCCTACCGTTCCAGGCCGGCGAACATGAGTTCTTCATCAGCGCCAGCATCGGCACCAGCCTGTATCCCCAGGACGGCACCGACGTCGCCACCCTGGTCAAGAACGCCGACGCCGCGATGTACCGCTCCAAGGCCAAGGGCCGCAACCGGGTAGAGAGCTACACCCGCGACCTCACCGCACAGGCCAACGAGCGCGTGGCTCTGGAACACGAACTGCGCCGCGCCATCGAACGCGACGAACTGAGCCTGTGCTACCAACCCAAGCGCAGCCTGGCGACACAAGAACTGATCGGCGCCGAAGCACTGATCCGCTGGCGTCACCCGACCTTCGGCGAAGTGCCGCCCGAACACTTCATCGCCCTCGCCGAAGAGAACGGCATGATCCTGCAGATCGGTGACTGGGTACTCGAACAGGCCTGCCGGCAAATGCACGCCTGGCAGGGCACCTTCGATGACTTCGGCACACTCTCGGTCAACCTCGCCGGCGCGCAACTGCGTCACCCCAACCTGCTGTCACGCATCGAACAACTGTTGCACGACTACCACCTCGCACCCGGCTGCCTGCAACTGGAGATCACCGAAAACTTCATCATGAGCCAGGCTGAAGAAGCGCTGGAGGTCCTGCACCAACTCAAGCACCTGGGCGTGCAGCTGGCGATCGACGACTTCGGCACAGGTTATTCATCCCTCAGCTACCTCAAGCGGCTGCCGCTGGACTTCCTGAAAATCGACCAATCCTTCGTCCGCGGCCTGCCCGACGACCCCCACGACGCTGCAATCGTGCGCGCCATCATCGCCCTGGGCCACAGCATGCAATTCACCATCATCGCCGAGGGCGTGGAAAACTCCGCGCAACAGGCATTCCTTGCCGCCGAGGGCTGCGAACAGATGCAAGGCTACATCGTCAGCCTGCCCCTGCCGCCCGAACTGTTCGCAGCTACATTCCTTCGTATGAGGGCTGAGGATTTTTCGGATAGCACAGTGGAGAAACCGTCGTTATAA
- a CDS encoding Lrp/AsnC family transcriptional regulator, translating into MPALDEIDRQLIAALQINARESVAMLARQLGIARTTVTSRLARLEKTQVITGYGVRLGQRVAGGGLQAYVGITVQPRSGKEVLRRLSAMAQVQQLCAVSGEFDYVAWLRTDSPEQLDQLLDQIGSVDGVEKTTTSIILSNKLDRGQPV; encoded by the coding sequence TTGCCTGCCCTAGACGAAATCGACCGCCAACTGATCGCCGCCCTGCAAATCAACGCGCGCGAAAGCGTGGCCATGCTGGCCCGCCAGTTGGGGATCGCGCGCACCACGGTGACGTCGCGCCTGGCGCGCCTGGAAAAGACCCAGGTGATCACAGGTTACGGCGTACGCCTCGGCCAACGGGTGGCGGGCGGTGGTTTGCAGGCTTATGTGGGGATCACCGTCCAGCCGCGCTCCGGCAAGGAAGTGCTGCGCCGACTGAGTGCGATGGCCCAGGTCCAGCAGTTGTGCGCCGTGAGCGGCGAGTTCGATTACGTGGCCTGGCTGCGCACCGACTCGCCGGAGCAGCTCGACCAGTTGCTCGACCAGATCGGCAGCGTCGATGGCGTCGAGAAGACCACCACTTCGATCATCCTCAGTAACAAATTGGATCGCGGCCAGCCAGTCTGA
- a CDS encoding NAD(P)/FAD-dependent oxidoreductase, producing MNTFSKNNRHPADGKKPITIFGPDFPFAFDDWIEHPAGLGSIPAANHGAEVAIVGAGIAGLVAAYELMKLGLKPVVYEASKMGGRLRSQAFEGAEGIIAELGGMRFPVSSTAFYHYVDKLGLETKPFPNPLTPASGSTVIDLEGQTHYAQKLSDLPALFQEVADAWADALEAGSQFGDIQQAIRDRDVPRLKALWNKLVPLWDDRTFYDFVATSKAFAKLSFLHREVFGQVGFGTGGWDSDFPNSMLEIFRVVMTNCDDHQHLVVGGVAQVPMGIWRHVPERCAHWPAGTSLSSLHRGAPRAGVKRIAHADGGRFAVTDNYGDTREYAAVLTTCQSWLLTTQIECDESLFSQKMWMALDRTRYMQSSKTFVMVDRPFWKDKDPETGRDLMSMTLTDRLTRGTYLFDNGDDKPGVICLSYAWMSDALKMLPQPIDKRVKLALDALKKIYPKVDIKARIIGDPITVSWEADPHFLGAFKGALPGHYRYNQRMYAHFMQKDMPAEQRGIFIAGDDVSWTPAWVEGAVQTSLNAVWGIMTHFGGSTHPENPGPGDVFDEIGPIALPE from the coding sequence ATGAACACATTCAGCAAAAACAATCGCCACCCTGCAGACGGTAAAAAACCCATCACCATCTTTGGCCCGGACTTCCCGTTCGCCTTCGATGACTGGATCGAACACCCCGCCGGCCTGGGCAGCATTCCCGCCGCCAACCATGGCGCCGAAGTAGCGATTGTCGGCGCGGGCATCGCCGGCCTGGTGGCCGCTTACGAACTGATGAAGCTGGGCCTCAAGCCGGTGGTGTACGAAGCCTCGAAAATGGGCGGGCGCTTGCGCTCCCAGGCGTTTGAAGGCGCCGAAGGCATCATCGCCGAGCTGGGCGGCATGCGCTTCCCGGTGTCATCCACCGCGTTCTACCACTACGTCGACAAGCTCGGCCTGGAAACCAAACCCTTCCCAAACCCGTTGACGCCAGCGTCCGGCAGCACGGTGATCGACCTCGAAGGCCAGACCCATTACGCACAAAAGCTGTCGGACTTGCCGGCGTTGTTCCAGGAAGTTGCCGACGCCTGGGCCGATGCCCTGGAGGCCGGCTCGCAGTTCGGTGACATCCAGCAAGCCATCCGCGACCGTGACGTACCACGCCTCAAGGCGCTGTGGAACAAGCTCGTACCGTTGTGGGACGACCGCACGTTCTACGACTTCGTCGCCACCTCCAAGGCGTTCGCCAAGTTGTCGTTCCTGCACCGTGAAGTCTTCGGCCAAGTCGGTTTCGGCACAGGTGGTTGGGACTCGGACTTCCCCAACTCGATGCTGGAAATCTTCCGCGTGGTGATGACCAACTGCGATGACCACCAGCACCTCGTGGTCGGTGGCGTAGCCCAAGTGCCCATGGGCATCTGGCGCCATGTACCGGAGCGCTGCGCCCATTGGCCGGCGGGCACCAGCCTCAGTTCACTGCACCGCGGCGCGCCACGGGCCGGGGTCAAGCGCATTGCCCACGCCGACGGTGGCCGCTTCGCCGTCACCGACAACTACGGCGACACCCGCGAATACGCCGCCGTCCTGACCACCTGCCAGAGCTGGCTGCTGACCACCCAGATCGAATGTGACGAAAGCCTGTTCTCACAAAAAATGTGGATGGCCCTCGATCGCACCCGCTACATGCAGTCCTCGAAAACCTTCGTGATGGTCGACCGCCCGTTCTGGAAAGACAAAGACCCGGAAACCGGTCGCGACCTGATGAGCATGACCCTCACCGATCGCCTGACCCGTGGCACCTACCTGTTCGACAACGGTGACGACAAGCCGGGGGTGATCTGCCTGTCCTACGCGTGGATGAGCGACGCGCTGAAAATGCTCCCGCAGCCCATCGACAAACGCGTGAAGCTGGCCCTCGACGCCCTGAAGAAGATCTACCCGAAAGTCGACATCAAGGCGCGCATCATCGGCGACCCGATCACCGTATCCTGGGAAGCCGACCCGCATTTCCTCGGGGCCTTCAAAGGCGCGCTGCCCGGTCACTATCGCTACAACCAGCGTATGTATGCGCACTTCATGCAGAAGGACATGCCCGCCGAACAGCGTGGGATCTTTATCGCCGGTGACGACGTTTCCTGGACACCGGCATGGGTAGAAGGCGCCGTGCAAACCTCGCTGAATGCTGTATGGGGCATCATGACCCACTTCGGCGGCAGCACTCACCCCGAAAACCCGGGACCGGGCGATGTGTTCGATGAAATCGGCCCGATTGCCCTGCCTGAATAA
- a CDS encoding carbon-nitrogen hydrolase family protein gives MRVALYQCPPLPLDVAGNLARLHQLAHEASGADVLVLPEMFLSGYNIGAEAVGALAEAQDGPSAQRIAALAQSAGLAIVYGYPERADDGQIYNAVQLIDAHGQRLCNYRKTHLFGDLDHGMFSAGGDDFPVVELNGWKLGMLICYDLEFPENTRRLALAGAELILVPTANMVPFDFVADVTVRARAFENQCYVAYANYCGHEGDIHYCGQSSIAAPDGQRIAQAGLDEALIIGTLDHQSILTARAANHYLHDRRPQLYSALHKP, from the coding sequence ATGCGTGTCGCCTTGTACCAATGCCCGCCGCTGCCACTGGATGTGGCCGGCAACCTGGCACGCCTGCACCAGCTGGCGCATGAAGCGTCAGGTGCGGATGTGCTGGTGTTGCCGGAGATGTTCCTCAGCGGCTACAACATCGGCGCCGAGGCGGTGGGGGCGTTGGCCGAGGCCCAGGATGGTCCGTCCGCGCAGAGGATTGCCGCACTGGCGCAAAGTGCCGGGCTGGCGATTGTCTACGGCTACCCGGAGCGGGCCGACGACGGGCAGATCTACAACGCCGTGCAACTGATAGACGCCCACGGCCAGCGCCTGTGCAACTACCGCAAGACGCATCTGTTTGGCGATCTGGATCACGGGATGTTCAGTGCCGGGGGCGATGACTTCCCGGTAGTGGAACTCAACGGTTGGAAGCTGGGCATGCTGATCTGCTACGACCTGGAATTCCCGGAAAACACCCGCCGCCTGGCCCTGGCCGGTGCCGAGCTGATCCTGGTGCCCACCGCGAACATGGTGCCGTTCGACTTTGTCGCCGATGTCACCGTGCGAGCGCGGGCGTTCGAGAACCAATGCTACGTGGCCTACGCCAATTACTGCGGGCATGAAGGCGACATCCACTACTGCGGGCAAAGCAGTATTGCCGCGCCGGACGGCCAGCGCATTGCCCAGGCCGGGCTGGATGAAGCGCTGATCATCGGCACGCTGGATCATCAATCGATCCTCACTGCCCGCGCCGCCAACCACTACCTGCACGACCGCCGTCCCCAGCTGTACAGCGCGCTGCACAAGCCCTGA
- the pqqF gene encoding pyrroloquinoline quinone biosynthesis protein PqqF, translating to MPAPAHPLHRQLTLANGLRVSLRHAPRLKRSAAVLRVAAGSHDVPLAWPGLAHFLEHLLFLATERFPTDEGLMAYVQRHGGQVNASTRERTTDFFFELPVSTFADGLERLADMLAQPRLALEDQLREREVLHAEFVAWSQDAKAQQQVALFAGLATDHPLRGFHAGNRDSLPVESQAFQQALREFHQQFYQSGQMTLSLAGPQSLDALETLAQQFSAVLNSSPQRPQLAPPPLMPGDVQGYQHKADNHLHQVITCNAPRAALEFLCTWLNASAPGGLLAELQTRQLATDLQARVLYHFAGQALLDVDFTLDTQDEPATAIEALLHDWLSFFAHSDWTALQEEFALLAARQQQTGGALALARHDSEDLSEQALTALKTLLVALRLPPAQHTWQLPPNNPFLRPPAKEERAGLIRGQTSAHRGLRTFAQDRSRGRREVSALSFSQAWANDTDEAALYLHWRSAPSDLQSALQPLRENARQAGVELSFETIGNDWLVKMVGLHEPMPAVLDALAHSLNQAQQKPCAPTPTIAIRELLKALPAYCATPPEHRETSWVNARWQGLGLGFPAASEAAIKAAAAHLPGQPAPTDQFLPTLGGQRIWHEVKTDSSEAALLLFCPAPSQSLEDEAAWRLLGHLLQGPFYQRLRVELQIGYAVFSGVRQINGQTGLLFGVQSPNVSREAIVEQLQIFLTQLPTLINNADDMANTALAGQFSASTLPLAQAAELLWHARLAGHPADYLERVQQSIQRLTREDLLHAAEQLNNATGGWRYVANGPRITTG from the coding sequence ATGCCTGCGCCGGCCCACCCTCTTCACCGTCAACTGACCCTGGCCAATGGCCTGCGGGTTTCCCTGCGCCATGCGCCGCGCTTGAAGCGCAGCGCGGCAGTTTTACGGGTCGCCGCCGGCAGCCACGATGTGCCCCTGGCCTGGCCGGGGTTGGCGCACTTTCTTGAGCATCTGCTGTTCCTCGCAACCGAGCGTTTTCCCACAGACGAAGGGCTGATGGCCTACGTGCAACGTCACGGCGGCCAGGTCAACGCCAGCACCCGCGAGCGCACCACGGACTTCTTCTTTGAACTGCCGGTGTCGACCTTCGCCGATGGCCTGGAGCGCTTGGCCGACATGCTGGCCCAGCCGCGCCTGGCGCTGGAAGATCAACTGCGCGAACGCGAAGTGCTGCACGCGGAATTTGTCGCCTGGTCCCAGGATGCCAAGGCCCAGCAGCAGGTGGCGTTGTTCGCAGGGCTGGCGACGGATCATCCACTGCGCGGTTTTCATGCGGGCAACCGCGACAGCTTGCCGGTGGAAAGTCAGGCATTTCAGCAGGCATTGCGGGAATTTCATCAGCAGTTCTACCAGAGCGGACAAATGACCTTAAGCCTTGCAGGCCCACAGTCGCTGGACGCACTGGAAACTCTTGCGCAGCAATTCAGCGCTGTGTTGAATTCGAGCCCTCAACGCCCACAACTCGCACCACCGCCGTTGATGCCCGGTGACGTTCAGGGCTACCAGCACAAAGCTGACAACCACCTGCACCAAGTCATCACTTGCAACGCGCCGCGCGCAGCCCTGGAGTTCCTCTGCACCTGGCTCAACGCTTCGGCTCCAGGCGGATTGTTGGCCGAACTGCAAACACGACAACTGGCCACCGACCTGCAAGCGAGGGTGCTGTATCACTTTGCCGGGCAAGCACTGTTGGACGTCGATTTCACCCTCGACACTCAAGATGAACCGGCGACAGCGATTGAAGCATTGCTGCACGACTGGCTGAGCTTTTTCGCACACAGCGATTGGACGGCACTGCAAGAAGAGTTCGCCCTGCTGGCCGCTCGCCAGCAACAAACCGGCGGCGCCCTCGCCTTGGCTCGACACGACAGCGAAGATCTGTCGGAACAGGCCCTCACTGCCCTCAAAACCCTGCTCGTCGCCCTGCGGCTGCCACCGGCGCAGCACACGTGGCAACTGCCACCGAACAATCCATTCCTGCGCCCGCCAGCCAAGGAAGAGCGTGCTGGCCTGATTCGTGGCCAGACCAGCGCCCACCGCGGTTTGCGCACCTTCGCCCAGGACCGTTCACGGGGCCGCCGGGAAGTGTCGGCGCTGTCCTTCAGCCAAGCGTGGGCGAATGACACCGATGAAGCCGCGCTGTACCTGCACTGGCGCTCTGCTCCCAGCGACCTGCAAAGCGCATTGCAGCCACTGCGTGAGAATGCTCGCCAGGCGGGCGTTGAATTGTCGTTTGAAACCATCGGCAACGACTGGCTGGTGAAAATGGTCGGGCTGCACGAACCCATGCCGGCGGTGTTGGATGCCTTGGCGCACAGCCTGAACCAGGCACAACAGAAACCCTGCGCCCCGACGCCGACGATCGCCATTCGCGAATTGCTCAAGGCACTGCCCGCTTACTGCGCCACCCCGCCCGAGCACCGCGAAACCTCCTGGGTCAACGCCCGCTGGCAGGGCCTGGGGCTGGGTTTTCCGGCCGCGTCCGAAGCGGCGATCAAGGCAGCCGCAGCGCACCTGCCCGGGCAACCCGCACCGACCGATCAGTTCTTGCCAACCCTCGGCGGCCAGCGCATCTGGCACGAGGTGAAGACCGATTCCAGCGAGGCCGCCTTGCTGCTGTTTTGCCCGGCCCCCAGCCAATCCCTGGAGGATGAAGCCGCGTGGCGCCTGCTTGGGCATCTGCTCCAGGGTCCGTTTTACCAACGCCTGCGGGTAGAGCTGCAAATCGGCTACGCCGTGTTCAGCGGCGTCCGACAGATCAACGGGCAAACGGGCCTGCTGTTTGGCGTGCAATCGCCCAATGTGTCCCGGGAAGCGATCGTTGAGCAGTTACAGATCTTCCTGACGCAATTGCCGACGCTGATCAACAACGCTGACGACATGGCCAACACGGCACTGGCGGGACAGTTCTCGGCAAGCACGCTACCGCTTGCCCAAGCCGCCGAACTGCTCTGGCATGCGCGTTTGGCCGGGCACCCGGCGGATTATCTGGAGCGCGTTCAACAGTCGATCCAACGCCTGACCCGCGAAGATCTGCTACACGCCGCCGAACAGTTGAACAACGCCACAGGCGGCTGGCGCTATGTCGCCAACGGCCCGCGCATCACAACAGGCTGA
- the pqqA gene encoding pyrroloquinoline quinone precursor peptide PqqA: MTWSKPAYTDLRIGFEVTMYFASR; this comes from the coding sequence ATGACCTGGTCCAAACCTGCTTACACTGATCTGCGTATCGGTTTCGAAGTCACCATGTACTTCGCCAGCCGTTAA
- the pqqB gene encoding pyrroloquinoline quinone biosynthesis protein PqqB has translation MFVQILGSAAGGGFPQWNCNCANCAGFRDGSLRAQARTQSSIAISDDGVNWVLCNASPDIRAQLQGFAPMQPGRALRDTGISAIILMDSQIDHTTGLLSLREGCPHQVWCTDMVHEDLSTGFPLFPMLTHWNGGLAWNRIELDTSFSIPACPNLRFTPLPLRSAAPPYSPHRFDPHPGDNIGLIVEDLRTGGKLFYAPGLGKVDAPLLEIMAGSDCLLVDGTMWDDDEMQRRGVGTRTGREMGHLAQNGPGGMLQVLEQLPEQRKVLIHINNTNPILDEDSPERAELVRRNVEVAYDGMSIEL, from the coding sequence ATGTTTGTCCAGATTCTAGGTTCCGCCGCCGGCGGTGGTTTCCCACAGTGGAACTGCAACTGCGCCAACTGCGCAGGTTTTCGTGATGGCAGCTTGCGGGCCCAGGCACGTACCCAGTCGTCCATCGCCATCTCCGACGATGGCGTGAATTGGGTGCTGTGCAACGCCTCGCCGGATATTCGCGCGCAACTGCAAGGCTTTGCGCCGATGCAGCCCGGCCGTGCGCTACGCGACACCGGCATCAGCGCCATCATCCTGATGGACAGCCAGATCGACCACACCACCGGCCTGCTGAGCCTGCGCGAAGGCTGCCCGCACCAGGTGTGGTGCACCGACATGGTCCACGAAGATCTCAGCACCGGCTTCCCGCTGTTCCCCATGCTTACCCACTGGAACGGCGGCCTGGCCTGGAACCGCATCGAGCTGGACACCAGCTTCAGCATCCCGGCCTGCCCCAACCTGCGGTTCACCCCGCTGCCACTGCGCAGCGCTGCACCGCCCTACTCACCGCACCGCTTCGACCCGCACCCGGGCGACAATATCGGCCTGATCGTCGAAGACCTGCGCACCGGCGGCAAGCTGTTCTATGCCCCCGGCCTGGGCAAGGTCGACGCACCACTGCTGGAGATCATGGCCGGCAGCGACTGCCTGCTGGTGGACGGCACAATGTGGGACGACGATGAAATGCAGCGCCGTGGCGTCGGCACCCGCACCGGCCGCGAAATGGGGCATCTGGCGCAGAACGGCCCCGGCGGCATGCTGCAAGTGCTGGAACAACTGCCAGAGCAGCGCAAAGTGCTTATCCACATCAACAACACCAACCCGATCCTCGATGAAGACTCCCCCGAGCGAGCCGAGCTGGTGCGGCGTAATGTCGAAGTGGCTTACGACGGCATGAGCATTGAATTGTAG
- the pqqC gene encoding pyrroloquinoline-quinone synthase PqqC, with protein sequence MTDTPLTTAEFEAALRAKGAFYHIHHPYHVAMYEGRASREQIQGWVANRFYYQVNIPLKDAAILANCPDREIRREWIQRLLDHDGAPGEDGGIEAWLRLGQAVGLDPDQLRSQELVLPGVRFAVDAYVNFARRASWQEAASSSLTELFAPQIHQSRLDSWPQHYPWIDPTGYEYFRTRLGQARRDVEHGLAITLQHYTTREGQERMLEILQFKLDILWSMLDAMSMAYELKRPPYHSVTDQRVWHKGIAL encoded by the coding sequence ATGACTGATACGCCGTTGACCACCGCCGAATTCGAAGCCGCCCTGCGTGCCAAGGGCGCCTTCTACCATATCCATCACCCGTACCACGTGGCGATGTACGAAGGCCGCGCAAGTCGCGAGCAGATCCAGGGCTGGGTCGCCAACCGTTTCTACTATCAAGTGAATATTCCGCTCAAAGACGCGGCGATCCTGGCCAACTGCCCTGACCGCGAGATCCGCCGCGAATGGATCCAGCGCCTGCTCGACCACGACGGCGCCCCCGGTGAAGACGGCGGCATCGAAGCCTGGCTGCGCCTGGGGCAGGCCGTCGGTCTCGATCCCGACCAACTGCGCTCGCAGGAATTGGTACTGCCCGGCGTACGCTTTGCGGTCGACGCCTACGTCAACTTTGCCCGTCGCGCCAGCTGGCAGGAAGCCGCCAGCAGTTCGCTGACCGAGCTGTTCGCGCCGCAGATCCACCAGTCGCGCCTCGACAGCTGGCCGCAGCATTACCCGTGGATCGACCCGACCGGCTACGAGTATTTCCGCACCCGCCTGGGCCAGGCTCGCCGGGATGTGGAACACGGTTTGGCGATCACCTTGCAGCACTACACCACCCGCGAAGGCCAGGAGCGCATGCTGGAAATTCTCCAGTTCAAACTGGATATTTTGTGGAGCATGCTGGACGCCATGAGCATGGCCTACGAACTCAAGCGCCCGCCGTATCACAGCGTGACCGACCAGCGGGTTTGGCATAAAGGGATCGCCCTATGA